One Chitinivibrionales bacterium genomic window, TCTGTTCTCAAGCAATTTTTACAATTACCATACTTAATTGAGAATATTGTATCAACAGTAAATATTGCTTTATTGTTTATTAATAATTCTCTTGAGAAAGGTAAGTTACTCTCAGAGTAAAGGCTTGTAGTTAAGAATAGTAATGTAAATAATAATTTCTTATTCATTTTTATCTCGCCTAACGCCGCGCTAATTTGCCGGACTACAACCGCATTTTCAGCTTGCAAACCACCAATCTTGCTTGAAGAACCGACCGACCGCTAACCAAGGGTGTTTGCAGATGCGGACGGTCATGATTTAGCGCGTTGTTAGGCTTTAATTAGTGTAAATTGCTTATTATTACAGCAGCCAATATTCCACCAAGTATTCCACCTAAAATTGAACTCGTTATTATTGTGGCATTTTTAGTATGATCCTTATTAACTCTTTCTTTCAATTCTATGCTATCTACCGAATTTGATTTTAATTCCTTCTTAAATTCTGAACTATCTTGGAAATTGCTTTTTATTAATAATGCAGTTGCTCGATAACAAGAACTTAAGAAATCCGGCCTTCTTTCTTCGATAATATTTACCACGTCTGCACCACAATTGCACGCTTCCTTTCTAAATATTTCAATTGCATCATCTTCACCGCATGCAAAAGAAAAACCGCTGTCGCCGACCTTAACTCTACCAATAATTTTCACTGAAGTTGAATCGATACGCACATTTTTAACTACATTAACATTACAATTTGAATTCTTTTTATTATTATCGTATTTATATCCATTTCTTATAACAATATGCGTACATCCAATGCCAAGCAATAGAATTGCAAATGAAATTAAAACGTATTTCATTTATTTCTCCTTTTTATGAGCCTAACGCCGCGCTAATATGCCGGACTACGACCGCATTTTCTCTCCGCACGCCACCAATCTTGCTTGGATAGGCGAGGGCTGGCACGCCAAGAGTGTTTGCAAATGCGGACGGTCATGATTTAGCGCGTTGTTAGGAGTTCTTTCTTCATTTCGTAAATACAAAAGGGTATGTTACTTCTGTGACATCATCCCGTTTCTCTATTTGGTCAAAATTTATTGAATTTATTATTACCAATATTTTGGAATCAAACCCGGGGCTATTTGAATTGGATTCAGTAATCTTACTTGATGTAACAACTCCCAAATAGTTTATCTTGAAGAATACAACAACCTTCATATAATCCGGATATTTGTCCTTAAATTCCTCATTATATAATTGCCTTACTCTTCCAATATTTCCCATTATCCCTTTCATAAGATTCTCTCGGCTTCTACCACCAGTTAACGCTCCGCCTTTTACAAATCCAGGCTTAGCCTGTTCTGAATTGGTTGAATTCTGATGGATAGTTTTGTTTGTGCAGCCAAGGCAAAGAGGTAAGAGCACGAGAATTAATATGGATTTCATTGTTTTCAATTTTACTCCTAACGCCGCGCTAATATGCCGGACTACGACCGCATTTTCTCTCCGCACGCCACAAATCTTGTATGAGCAACCGACCGACCGCGAACAAAGGGTGTTTGCAAATGCGGACGGTCATGATTTAGCGCGTTGTTAGCCGGATTTCTTTTGTATTTTTGGTAATATAAAATTGTAATCTAGAAATGAAGAATCCTTTAAACAAAATGAATATAGCCTCAAGGAATCTTCATCGTTGAAAATGGCCTCGATTTTGCAATTGTTTCTATTATAGGCTTCGGAGTGCCATGGAAGACAAGGGATCCTTAATGTAAAACAATTATTAATAACAAAACGGCCTCCACCTCCAATGCAAAGAAAATCCATACGATCTTTCTTAGAGTAAGCCTTCTCGACATTTACCTCTTTTATTGATTCAACAAAAATCTGTGGTAATATCCTTATTGTGTCATATTCATAAACATACTTACGAGCTCCTGGTTCACTTTGGGCAGATTCTTTTTCTTTTGATACAACCAATAATTTTACTGAATCAATCTTCATTGATATAAGATGTTTGTAGGATATTCCCTTATATTTGTTTGGACTGCAATTAAAGAGTACCAATGCAAATGAGATGAATATTGCAGTAAAACAATTGTTGTTTAATGCCAGCTTTGTTATCATTATTATTTCTTTTGATATTGGCTAACAGATATTAGTCTTTAAACGACATAAATAATTAAGTCGACAGACGACATAACAATAATTATTTTAACCGGTAAACCATCCACCTCCCAAGGATACACTTATGACCCTTCATCAGTCAAGTTTGCTCTTGACAGACTATACCGCCACTTTGCAAAAACTACGTGTTCCTGATAATAAAAGCAAGTTCTACGTCTTATGGGTCAAGCGGTTTGGGCGGTTTCTCAATGGTGTTTCATTTGAGCAGGCATCTCCCGGGATGGTGGAAGCCTTTCTGGATGACCTCGCCACCGATCCGAAAATCGAGGAATGGCAGGTTGACCAGGCGCGTGAGGCGGTGATGATCCTTTTTTCCGATCTTCTCAAAATGA contains:
- a CDS encoding AgmX/PglI C-terminal domain-containing protein, with translation MKSILILVLLPLCLGCTNKTIHQNSTNSEQAKPGFVKGGALTGGRSRENLMKGIMGNIGRVRQLYNEEFKDKYPDYMKVVVFFKINYLGVVTSSKITESNSNSPGFDSKILVIINSINFDQIEKRDDVTEVTYPFVFTK